A region from the Lentisphaera profundi genome encodes:
- a CDS encoding type II secretion system protein: MKKKFTLIEILVVFAIIGILASLLIPSLSKARRTAKESVCKSNLKQIGLALFLYPLDNNDFLPPGSLVDSGVIGLSLKGTDSGTMFYTQPYTGITLHPTTLELTDLRGTIFDEPILEGNNNGGIEYPAFAGYSYNWRYMGYRASDNTGHQWGPKQTSEILNPSKSMLEGDASDTMNSAGHTWFRFQNVGDRHQGFINALFSDGHVNKEQSAPLTNNENEKWWISDHSW, translated from the coding sequence ATGAAAAAGAAATTCACCCTCATCGAGATATTAGTCGTCTTTGCGATCATAGGAATACTCGCGTCGCTACTCATCCCCTCGCTTTCCAAGGCAAGACGAACCGCAAAAGAATCGGTCTGTAAATCCAATCTCAAACAAATCGGTCTCGCCCTGTTCTTGTATCCCCTCGATAACAATGACTTCTTGCCCCCAGGCTCTCTTGTGGATTCAGGCGTAATTGGCCTAAGTTTGAAGGGCACAGATTCGGGTACTATGTTCTACACTCAACCCTATACTGGAATAACTCTCCATCCAACGACACTTGAGCTCACGGACCTTAGGGGAACCATCTTTGATGAGCCGATACTCGAAGGCAACAACAATGGAGGAATTGAATATCCAGCTTTTGCAGGTTACAGCTACAACTGGCGCTACATGGGCTATCGCGCCAGTGACAACACAGGACATCAATGGGGTCCAAAACAAACCTCCGAAATACTAAATCCTTCAAAGTCAATGCTCGAAGGCGACGCCTCAGATACTATGAATAGTGCTGGCCATACGTGGTTCAGATTTCAAAACGTAGGTGATCGCCATCAGGGATTCATTAACGCTCTCTTTTCCGACGGCCATGTCAACAAAGAACAATCCGCCCCTCTCACCAACAACGAAAATGAAAAATGGTGGATATCCGATCACAGCTGGTAA